A region of the Anaerolineae bacterium genome:
AGACGATTTTGGGTTTGAGGGTTCAAAAATAACTTGGGATTTTCTTGTTCCCAAACCGGAGTAATGTATGAAGAGCTATCGCGAAGAACTATGGTTCAATGTTTCCGGGCGTCGCGCTTTTATCAACATCACGCCCGAAGTGGAAAATTGTGTACACAAAAGCGGCGTCAAAGAAGGGCTGGTTCTGGTAAACGCCATGCACATCACCGCCTCTGTTTTTATCAATGACGATGAATCCGGCCTGCACCAGGACTACGAAACCTGGCTGGAAAAACTGGCCCCCCATGAGCCGATCAGCCAATATCGCCACAACCGCACCGGCGAAGATAACGGCGACGCGCATCTGAAACGGCAAATTATGGGGCGCGAGGTGGTGGTGGCCGTTACCAACGGCCGGTTGG
Encoded here:
- a CDS encoding YjbQ family protein; protein product: MKSYREELWFNVSGRRAFINITPEVENCVHKSGVKEGLVLVNAMHITASVFINDDESGLHQDYETWLEKLAPHEPISQYRHNRTGEDNGDAHLKRQIMGREVVVAVTNGRLDFGPWEQIFYGEFDGGRRKRVLVKIIGE